In Rhipicephalus microplus isolate Deutch F79 chromosome 7, USDA_Rmic, whole genome shotgun sequence, one genomic interval encodes:
- the LOC142767228 gene encoding ADP-ribosylation factor-like protein 16: protein MIVCVGPKGSGKTSLLKCLQQRISGKGRNVELQETRPTIGVNMTLLKISKNKTCQVREVGGEMAPFLHQQTSDATGVVYVADSSNVFQFGETYVTLLDLLTLENLKSVPFLLVFSKTDANQAAPLEEYKDAMRLADVLSAATQDIAMVDASSLTGYGMDEIVKWMARVTAD, encoded by the coding sequence ATGATCGTCTGCGTCGGGCCCAAGGGTTCTGGCAAGACGTCGCTCCTGAAATGCCTGCAGCAGCGTATTAGCGGCAAAGGAAGAAACGTCGAGTTGCAGGAGACGCGGCCTACCATAGGGGTCAACATGACGCTGCTGAAGATCTCCAAGAACAAGACTTGTCAGGTGCGCGAAGTGGGCGGCGAAATGGCGCCCTTCCTGCACCAACAGACCTCGGACGCGACAGGTGTGGTGTACGTGGCCGACTCTTCGAACGTGTTTCAGTTTGGCGAGACTTACGTCACCCTTCTGGACCTTCTGACCCTCGAGAACCTGAAGAGCGTCCCTTTCCTGTTGGTGTTCAGCAAaaccgacgccaaccaggcgGCGCCGTTGGAGGAGTACAAGGACGCCATGAGGCTCGCCGACGTGCTCAGTGCTGCCACGCAGGACATAGCAATGGTAGACGCGAGCTCCCTGACTGGCTACGGCATGGACGAGATCGTCAAGTGGATGGCTCGCGTCACTGCAGACTGA